The genomic interval caagcaacGTAAAAACAAGCTACCATAtgacggtttctttgtacaatagCCAAAACATAAGtgtgcaccaccaccaccacccgtgTCCATGGTACGgtttttaattggctttttgactaattctcaatactatgatgagagattggaacccacgttttatgtcatgtttagctttaacaaacaaaacagcggaaatcaaagggtgaaaataattatgaggggagACAGGGGGTTcaaaaatatttctcgcctagggtggccaaataccaaGAGCCGGTCCTGCATTAGGTTCACATTGGGAATACTGGGGGAGCAGAtccatttgtttaattttatgatgctgaaattaatttctgagagagaagaaaggttaaatttgtatttttagagGAAGACATACAAACATTCCAGCCTGACTTTTGCCCCTGGCTGCATGGGTTATTTTATTAACCACAAAATCAACACGCcaagtgtttttgtgtgtgaagtGTGGGTAGATAACGCAGAGGTGGGATTATAGTTGTGTGCGGAAGGTCAAGCTGCTGTCTCCCAGCAGCTGTGCATAGATGGTATCCAGATGTTCACTCTGAGCCACTGTGAAATGTTCCTTCCAGTCCCCTACAGTCCCTGCAAGtgaggaaaacatttttaaaaactcataaataatccagttgcTCTTTTCCAAATGAGCCTGAAGGTCTCCAAATTAGGCCTTCATTTTTTCAAACGAGACTGAAGGCACTGTGTGTCCATCTGGAGGAACAGAGCTGGACACTTCTCTGAGTGCATCTTCTCATTACTTTCTACCAGCCCAAAACTAGCCATGTTAGAGGTATGCTATATCAATTGAGGGTTTGAGAGATAGAGCAGAAGACAAGCTGTACTTCCACCTGATGGAACTTTATAGTATGtcttcagctgcatttgcactgcagaattaatgctgtttgacacaacattaactgccatagctcaatgctacgggattctgggatttttagttttgaaagaagtttagccttctgtgtcagagagctctggtaccacaacaaactaaaaaccccaagattccaccagatgaagccatgacagttaaagtcatgccaaattgcattaattctacagtttaGCAGGAGTCTTCTTAAAGCTGAATAAGCCTTGTTTAGTCTGGCAACCTTAATTTCCAGCAATCCTCCTTCCATGCATGAAAAGTCACCCAATTCAAAAGTGTGTACCAGGGAGCTATAGACTCCTgttcttcagagaatgaagtTCACTTCACCCAGACAAGTTGCATGAACCAAAATGAGAATCTAACctgtcaataaaataaaatccctaaAATTTATAGATATTTTAGGAAGGTAGTTAATAATGTGACTGTAAACCTACTGTTTaatgtttggggggaggggaagtgGTATAGAGATGTAGCATTAAAGATACCcccaaggcaccagatcttgtctgatcttggagatGCACCATTACTAAATTGACACTTAATTGAATCATCTGAATCTTTTGGTTACTTTCTTGTCATTCCCATATCAACTCATGATCCAACCAAGGCCATATGTCCTTTCTCCTGTCAGGTGGAAGTTAGCCCCTGATCCCCACCTTTTCTCATGAAGGGTGACACAGAGTGGTCCAGTAGGGAGGAAGGCAAAGTGATGTAATTAGCCATCGGGTTTGTTTTCATGCTCTCAAATGCTGTGTGCTGCACAATGAGGTTCACAACAGGTTCCAGAAGCTCTAGACCTAGAAACTGGGctatttttctgatttcctgggcTGGGTCCTACAAAAAGAGATAGAAGACACTGTTAATGGGAAAGATGCCAGCTGTTTATacattaaggttgccataagaaaGATTTCTGTCTTTGTCTCTTGGTTATGGCACTgagaagcagagcttgggaaagacAAAATTTTGGACTAtgtcttccagaatcctccagatagCATGGCCACTGGAAATGATAATACTTTCAAGTTCCAATAAGAAGAATACATTAGCGAGACAATTGTAACAAGCATTTCTTCGCAGCTTAGAGTATTATTTTGTACGGTCATGGATATTTCACCTCTTTAATATCTTCATAAAACAGGTAGAGTATTGGATGATGCTCCTTGGCTTCCCACCAGCCACGGACATGATCAAACCATGAGCCACAGATGACTGCAAACAGACACAAGTGAACAATGGTGAGTGAACTGTGGCTTCTGACTGACTTTTCCATCTTCCTTGAGAATACATTGTGACTTTTCATAATTTGAAACATTTACATAGGTTTGAAAATACAAAATGAGATAGCTTTAATATACAAGCCAGTTGAATTTCTCACCCATCCCTACACCTGAACAGGTCTTACGTAAACTTGGAAAGTGTTTTATTACATGTATATCTCAGtgaacaaagtagatgtgttcctgggcattgctTTTTTAACCGAAAATGTggtactagaggcagaaataacataaaaagaaaagggatagGCTTCTCCCCAGAAAAAGTTTTCTGTAACTAAACAATGTCTTCACACAGAGTTTTTTTCTCTGCAAAGCAAGACAGGTGGTTACCCTACCAATAGTATGTGATTCTCATCACAAATAGAAGATGGGATATACATTTTCAGATGGGGGCCATCTTTTCTCTTGTTCTCCATCTTAAGCTTTCACTCACCCTTCCCAGCAATGAAATTCTCAAGAAATTGATCCCATTTCCCAGGTTCTGGAATCATTCGGTTCATACGATGGAAATGAAAATAGGAGACCACATTGTCCTTCACATTCCGGGCCACATAAATAATCTGTAGAAACAGGgcaaaaagagagacaaaaagaaaatatccaGGATTATTACCAGAACAAGAACCTAATGGATACAAACTCTCTCTTGGCTAGTTATCAGATAAATGAGGAACAAGCATTACAATTTGGATTCAGATCAGGAGTTAAGATTGTTTAGGGCTGTATTCAGCTAGTGCTCAGAGGCACTCCTTCCATTATTGTATTCGTGTACTCCACCTCAACAGCATAGCATGGAAAGGTAGAAAGCACTAATTCAAGTTAAGTCTTCAGTTTCTACACACTCACTATtcctttaaataaacaaaatccatgtatagaATGCATgccatataatattttaaaaatattttgatgttCTAGGAAACAGAAAATAGTGCTAAAACCAATCCATGGCTCAAGATGAACTCTATCCTCCCAACTCAAAACTGCCCCATACATGCATCCCCATTGTCCTGACCTTGCAATTCTGTTCCAGGAAGGAAGGTGGGAGAAGATGAATCGGTAGGTGAGTTTTCAGGGTACGTGGAGAAGGCACTGCTTCTGCCTGTTCTAAGCCTGAAACACGAGAGTGCATCATCAAGTATCATATTGAGAAAACCCTAAGCTCCATCCTGATCTTCCCAAAGCAAGAGCTTTTACTCACCTGAGGGGACTGGGATTGGAGGGAACATGTCTATGAAGGGAATCCGTTGATAGATGGGGGCCCGAGCACATTTCTGTGCATCACCACCATGCTGGATCATGTCCACAATTTCCTGCATCCATGTGGTCCCTGCCGGAAGAGAAGGGTGGGGAAAGGTATGGAGAATCAAACAGTGGTTCTTCCTGTCCCCAGCTACATTGTTCTTTCCCCACAACTACACCAATGCCCATAATTTTCTTCTACATTTACCTGCTTTGGGGTAAGAGCAGATGAGGAGGTCATCAGGCCGAGCTTGGAAGCCTTGAATTTGACCCCAGCTTTCTTCAGTTTCTCTGGGTAGAGAAACCCCCTCAATCTCCACCAGCTGGGTTGCTGAGCTGGTGGGTTCAGTATCCAAACATTGTAGTCTGGCTCTGGACTCCATCTCCTAGCATGTGGGTAAAGTGGATAATGATAATATTCTGTGCAGTCTCCTACTTTTCTCTTAACTCAACCATCTTTAATCTGGTGCACCCCTGATATATtgggtgacacccccccccagaGGAATCATGCCCTATCTTGCCCCACCAGGCTTCTGAATTCCCTGTTGACAGTAGAATACAAGAAGCTGCTCACCTGCCAGTGTCACCCTCTTTTTGCGCTTTTTTCAGTGCACAGTGTTGTTTCCAGCCTTTCTCAGCCTCTTTCTTGCTTTGTGACAAGAGTAGAAAATTTGAGACATTTGAGAGCTATATGTGCTGTCTTGGCTGAAATTTCTCAATACACAGGAGCTGGACTTTCACCTAAATGAACTGgatggagttgtgtgtgtgtgtggggggggggttagagtTATGAAAAGCTGTGTTAGTTTTACTGTTGctgttttttcctccccccccccctttcccagctATTATCTTGGACTCCGTTGGTATGCATTGATCCTAGTGTATACATTTTGGTATGCACACTAATGCATGCATTTTTGTTTGCACTATCTTGGTATGTATTGTCCCTagtgtatgcatttttgtatgcatatACATTTTGCTATATGTTTTCCTCATTGACTAAAACATGGGTGAGAGGGAATAATCTGGTTTATAGAGCACATGAAGCTCATAGGGAATCCAGCTTCCCACGCTCCTTTCCTCCTGATCCAGGAGTTTCAAATTTCCTGCCTTGGGAGAATTCTCCTCCACATCCTGATCTGCCACAGAAACCCAGTGCTATTGCAAAATATTCCAGGAAGTATTCTAGGGCAAACATTGAACATATGACAACGTTCCACCTTATTAGGCCTCTTTATTATCCTCCTCAGACAGAGATCTGGATCTATCTGAAACATACACTCATCATTCCTACTGCTACACATTCCAGAAGCAGCTTGGATTGCTTCCATGTGAGGTCTGTTAAGCTCAGCTAAAACACTACTTTTCTATAACCAGCCTAGAACAGATTTTAAAGTGGCCATTCCATGGGTGCTTCCAGAGGACATCTTTATTTTGTGGTTGCCCCAACTCTGTCACAAAATTTTATGGGGGTGTGAAGTATCAGTGCTGCTTTCCACTTGTACCATTTGTAACCATTTATGCTTACTCTTGTCCTACCACAAAATATCTATCAAGGAGGGAAAGGTGGAGTAGCTGTAGCACACAATGGCTTATAAGAAGGGAAGCAAGTGTGCACTTAAGGGCTGATCACAGGCTGATCTTCAGACCTGCACACcaacatttctattttatttcacatctttggaaagttaatttttggcACTTTACTTCCCTGAATTCCCCAATTGGTATGGCCACTGGCCATTCtgtttggagcattttggaagtTATTGTCCAAAAAAGAAGTTATTCCCAAAATGAAGCAATGGTGTACCAATTCCTATGGAAACAGTCTGAAATCCCTATAGTGTAAAGGAGTCCTTCAACAACACTGCCAGATTTGATCCTAATAACCTAAAAAAGATTGTACATCCACACCTCCAAGTCCGCGGACTTGAGATTCACAGATTTCAAAATCCACAGGGGGCAACCGCCATTAATGCCAATGAGGTGTGTGCCTATCGCACACGCTCCACATACACATGCCCCATTCCAGCCTATGGGGCTTGACCCTTACACTCAAGATAGTAAGAGCCAAGATTACATAAGCTTTCTAGTAGCTGAAGTTAATACTGCATGGTCTTCTGGGAGATAATAGCCAAAGTAGTGCGTGTGGTGGAATAATTGAGACATACCATCCTACTCCTCCTCATACAAAGCTATTCCAGTGTATTTTCCACTACAAGAGCCCAGATTCAATTTCATAGATGCATCCATGGACTGCACTGCAATGGTGGCTGGgaccaaagaaagaaaggtgggacAAAAAATGCCAGATTATATCAAAAATACCATCAtgaagtgtgatgtagtgattggGTTTAGCTAGGCTGAGAGTTGGGAGATCTGGGGGGtcattcacactgcattttagCCGAAATTCAAAACGAATTAAACGTGGGTAGTTACCACTGGTGTCGGTTTTTGCACACCCGATTCGAGGCAAATCCCCCTCAGCGTGGGTTTTTCTAAAGTGGGGCTTTCCCGTTTCTTTTTTGAAATCCCGGTTCAAACAAATGTGAACTTGTCCCTGGTCATGATCgtgtcaagttcaggggagggataaGGGTCGGAGGGTGGACagtgggcggaacatgcctcccttcTCGCACCGGTTGTTCTATAAGCGGCATTTTTTGTGTGACAGATTATGCTAATGCTTATGCTACTGGATTGATACATACTGAGAATGTGTGAATACTTGTGGATgcataacctatactcaggataagaggctactgttaggacagaacccagaaaaatgaaatgatttccaattggcaaaggggtcaggctagtctgcattttatcactctgtcTGTTTAACCAGTATGCAGAAAGCATCATAGGACTATTACACAAGGAAAATCGGGGGAAGCGGGGggttaaactgtcattatcccatgaaagtcatttattatttatttacttatttacggtatttataccccacccttcagtcctaaaggctctcagagaggcttacaattattattgtaattagacggttccctctcctcaggcttacaatctaaaaagacacgacacaaaaggagaagagaatggtggtggtgatgggaatcaggtccagcagttcttcactccctctgaggcctggaccaaggcagatggactggagggagggctcttcttaatcTTAAATTGTGTGAtggtgctgaagattttcacatgatgttgcagttaaagaggacttatcctggcaataacaaggtaataaccagcaacaaatcattcatggggaaatctgcTACTTATATCAAAGAttagagtaaagctgaagaaagaaatgaaatggtCATCATACCAAAATGTGAGGTGAAgaacatctcaacagaatttagaCAATGTGAGAAACAAATTTGCTTTATTAAGCATAATAAACCAGGAACCAGAATAGCTATGGACATATAATCAAGGACAAATGCAGAAAGACACTGTGTCCAAAAATAAAGAGAGGAAACAATGAATGCCAGAAGAAACACTTCAGGTAgtaagacaagaagcaaaagaaaaggaagatagcAATGGAACCAGAACAATGAAGGCAGCTGTTCAGCGACTAGTGCATATGGATAAAGAGAATTACTGTAATAAACaattcagagaaatagaagacaacaacaaaaaaaggaaaaacaagaggcCTCTTCCACAAGATGCAAAAACTGAAAGGGAAATTCAATCCAAGGATGGGGATGCTCTAGGATCAGAAGAGGAATATACTAAATGATCAAGATGCAATAAAAAGATGGtgaaagcaatacacagaagaactatataaaagagatgaaaaagagAATGACACACGAAATGAAGAactatatgaagatgaaccccaaattttggaaagtgaggtggaagcagCACTCAAGAAACtggaaagaataaatcaccaagaCAATATTCCAATTGAAGTGCTTCAAACCATACCAACAGATTAAATTCTATTGTTAATCAAAATATGCCAACaagtatgaaaaacaaaacagtggccaacagattctcattttttctccttcccccccaccccaaaatataCTACTTTACCTCATCCTGTGGCTTTAGTGACACAGACTAAGGAATTATTGGTCACATATACTGACATAGATGGAGAAATGAATCTTGGTGACAGATGCGAcccttttttgtgtgtcttcctgTTGATCGCAGGTTTCCACTGCCAGTAATAGGAACTTGCAAAAAGAGATAAAGGGCAAGATAAACAGTGAACCttaaggagggaggagttggCTCAGCAGTGCATCTTTTAGGCCATTTAATCTTTTATCTGGATGCTGAGGATCTGATTTtcactgggggtgggggtgtttaATGAAATAATGGTGAAATTCCTGTCTTATTTCAACTGTGAGGATCACATTCAGTTACTAAGCTACTGCAAAATGTTAATTTTAGTTGATTGTGATGAAAAAGCAGGGGGGTGGTGTTTCTGATGAAACAGAATCCATTGAAGACAAGCTGACTAAGATGTATTTTCTAACGAAAGTCCTGTGTTTCTAACTGCCAGATAATTGCTCACAGTAAGCATGCTTTTTGCTCTTTATCAAGATAACTTTATGTTGACTAATCTGTAAAGAGATTTTCCATTCTTAGAGTCATTGGTTACACTAGTGATATTTTCTATCATTTTGCatactttttaaattgaaaaacaaaTGTAAACAAGGCCTTTATTAAAGGAAAAGCTAATTGTCTGCAACACTGGAGGAACAAAAATTATGTTTAATATGAAGAGAAGAAAGTTAAGAGAATGAAATCAGTGTAGAAAGAGGGGAGAAATCACAAACAAGACAGAAAGAGAGCTGTGGCTGATAAAACAAGGAAAGACACTGGGAAGAGAGCAGCTGCTCATCAAAACTTCACATCATGCGATTCACCGCTTCTGCCTTTTAAGTGACAAGTGTAACCCAAGAGCCTTattacatgagaaaagaaatctgAAACAGAACAGGAGGGCAGCTGCTTTCTGTGTGTGtcttcacatgatgttgcatCAGTTCCATTCTCTTTCTATAAGTGTGTCTTTTGTCTTGCTGAAAATATCCATTTGACAAAAGCCACACTTTTATGACCACCTCCCTCA from Sceloporus undulatus isolate JIND9_A2432 ecotype Alabama chromosome 6, SceUnd_v1.1, whole genome shotgun sequence carries:
- the LOC121932968 gene encoding sulfotransferase 1C2-like; this encodes MESRARLQCLDTEPTSSATQLVEIEGVSLPRETEESWGQIQGFQARPDDLLICSYPKAGTTWMQEIVDMIQHGGDAQKCARAPIYQRIPFIDMFPPIPVPSGLEQAEAVPSPRTLKTHLPIHLLPPSFLEQNCKIIYVARNVKDNVVSYFHFHRMNRMIPEPGKWDQFLENFIAGKVICGSWFDHVRGWWEAKEHHPILYLFYEDIKEDPAQEIRKIAQFLGLELLEPVVNLIVQHTAFESMKTNPMANYITLPSSLLDHSVSPFMRKGTVGDWKEHFTVAQSEHLDTIYAQLLGDSSLTFRTQL